In one window of Scylla paramamosain isolate STU-SP2022 chromosome 36, ASM3559412v1, whole genome shotgun sequence DNA:
- the LOC135090856 gene encoding cilia- and flagella-associated protein 251-like isoform X4: protein MASRATAEGEALLKEMGFEDKETPGRRRTRAAIRGDVYTPPAKKEKKAPTPGTGRRGRPPKKTEEKKEEEPVGEEEEEEEKKEEEEAKEVEKEEEAKETNEKAEDKEKEENEAPAEAEEAAKETEEASADGEAEGEKEEKKEDKEEKAE from the exons ATGGCCTCACGAGCCACAGCGGAAGGCGAGGCACTACTGAAGGAGATGGGTTTTGAGGATAAGGAGACTCCGGGGCGCAGGAGGACGAGGGCGGCCATCAGGGGGGACGTTTACACACCACCCgccaagaaggagaagaaagcgcCTACCCCAGGAA CTGGACGAAGAGGAAGGCCGccaaagaaaactgaagagaagaaagaagaagaaccagttggtgaggaggaggaggaggaggaaaagaaggaagaagaggaagcaaaggaggtagagaaggaagaagaggctaaggaaacaaatgaaaaggcagaggacaaagagaaggaggaaaatgaggctCCAGCAGAAGCGGAAGAAGCAGcaaaggagacggaggaagcTAGTGCTGATGGGGAGgcagagggggagaaggaggaaaagaaagaagataaggaggagaaggctgAGTGA
- the LOC135090856 gene encoding cilia- and flagella-associated protein 251-like isoform X1, with product MRKARGRQRTLPRPPTSRQPTQLARCRSPSQLLLHPPLPVTLVVPFHDIWRKNRTSMASRATAEGEALLKEMGFEDKETPGRRRTRAAIRGDVYTPPAKKEKKAPTPGTGRRGRPPKKTEEKKEEEPVGEEEEEEEKKEEEEAKEVEKEEEAKETNEKAEDKEKEENEAPAEAEEAAKETEEASADGEAEGEKEEKKEDKEEKAE from the exons ATGCGAAAGGCAAGGGGAAGGCAGCGCACTCTCCCTCGCCCCCCCACGTCCCGTCAACCGACACAACTTGCTCGCTGCCGCAGCCCGAGCCAGCTGCTGCTGCATCCGCCGCTGCCAGTCACCCTTGTTGTACCCTTCCATGATATCTGG AGAAAAAACCGAACCAGTATGGCCTCACGAGCCACAGCGGAAGGCGAGGCACTACTGAAGGAGATGGGTTTTGAGGATAAGGAGACTCCGGGGCGCAGGAGGACGAGGGCGGCCATCAGGGGGGACGTTTACACACCACCCgccaagaaggagaagaaagcgcCTACCCCAGGAA CTGGACGAAGAGGAAGGCCGccaaagaaaactgaagagaagaaagaagaagaaccagttggtgaggaggaggaggaggaggaaaagaaggaagaagaggaagcaaaggaggtagagaaggaagaagaggctaaggaaacaaatgaaaaggcagaggacaaagagaaggaggaaaatgaggctCCAGCAGAAGCGGAAGAAGCAGcaaaggagacggaggaagcTAGTGCTGATGGGGAGgcagagggggagaaggaggaaaagaaagaagataaggaggagaaggctgAGTGA
- the LOC135090856 gene encoding cilia- and flagella-associated protein 251-like isoform X3: MSGRNSAPFRRRKNRTSMASRATAEGEALLKEMGFEDKETPGRRRTRAAIRGDVYTPPAKKEKKAPTPGTGRRGRPPKKTEEKKEEEPVGEEEEEEEKKEEEEAKEVEKEEEAKETNEKAEDKEKEENEAPAEAEEAAKETEEASADGEAEGEKEEKKEDKEEKAE; this comes from the exons AGAAAAAACCGAACCAGTATGGCCTCACGAGCCACAGCGGAAGGCGAGGCACTACTGAAGGAGATGGGTTTTGAGGATAAGGAGACTCCGGGGCGCAGGAGGACGAGGGCGGCCATCAGGGGGGACGTTTACACACCACCCgccaagaaggagaagaaagcgcCTACCCCAGGAA CTGGACGAAGAGGAAGGCCGccaaagaaaactgaagagaagaaagaagaagaaccagttggtgaggaggaggaggaggaggaaaagaaggaagaagaggaagcaaaggaggtagagaaggaagaagaggctaaggaaacaaatgaaaaggcagaggacaaagagaaggaggaaaatgaggctCCAGCAGAAGCGGAAGAAGCAGcaaaggagacggaggaagcTAGTGCTGATGGGGAGgcagagggggagaaggaggaaaagaaagaagataaggaggagaaggctgAGTGA